From Cellvibrio zantedeschiae, the proteins below share one genomic window:
- a CDS encoding DUF1501 domain-containing protein, which translates to MKIINSRRSFIKNMGAGLLGGAAFGSGILPAFANAATNSSSQYKALICLNLNGGNDAFNTIVPMADSVYANYNKIRQELALPKEKLNALVHANTASAPYGLHPVLGDVSKLYNKGKLAVVANLGNLIEPVEKASYKQAGTRLPSSLFAHNDQAIFSHALNNGPLDSGWAGRIAEALGDFNINQQLAMNITLSGSNQLQRGHEIMPFGLTKAGINKMSALSEDNPGDLSAKRAQLYRHFLGRNHANPLQQYFSDTGTQAWTMSKYVADILDRQPKINTPLMSSRGLSESFATVARIIAANQDFQVKRQIFYINFGPFDTHGYQLIGQANLLTELNSALSEFYETLTALGYEDKVTTFTLSEFGRTLSRNGTDGTDHGWGSHHFVMGGAVKGQQIFGKMPSLELGSDDDIGEGRIIPTLSFDQYAATLAQWFGVSSDDVDKIFPNLKNFSTKNIGFLT; encoded by the coding sequence ATGAAAATAATAAATTCGCGTCGTTCATTTATTAAAAATATGGGTGCAGGTCTTTTAGGAGGCGCAGCTTTTGGCAGCGGAATTTTGCCGGCTTTTGCTAACGCGGCAACAAACTCATCTAGCCAATACAAAGCTTTGATTTGCCTTAATCTGAATGGCGGCAATGATGCATTTAATACCATAGTTCCCATGGCTGATTCTGTTTACGCAAACTACAACAAAATCAGGCAAGAGTTAGCGTTGCCGAAAGAGAAACTAAATGCGCTTGTGCATGCTAATACAGCATCAGCACCTTATGGTTTGCACCCGGTGTTGGGTGATGTAAGTAAACTTTACAACAAAGGTAAACTTGCTGTTGTCGCTAACCTTGGCAATTTAATTGAGCCCGTTGAGAAAGCTTCTTACAAACAAGCGGGCACGCGTTTGCCCAGCAGTTTATTTGCGCACAATGATCAAGCAATATTTTCGCACGCATTAAATAACGGCCCGTTGGATAGCGGGTGGGCGGGGCGCATAGCTGAAGCTTTGGGTGATTTTAATATCAATCAACAATTAGCGATGAATATTACCTTGTCGGGTTCTAATCAGTTGCAACGTGGTCACGAAATAATGCCGTTTGGGTTAACCAAAGCAGGTATTAATAAGATGAGCGCTTTATCGGAAGATAATCCTGGAGACTTGTCTGCAAAAAGAGCGCAATTATACCGGCACTTTTTAGGCCGCAATCACGCTAATCCTTTACAGCAATATTTTTCTGATACAGGAACCCAAGCGTGGACAATGTCCAAATACGTTGCAGATATTTTGGATCGCCAGCCAAAAATCAATACTCCTTTGATGTCATCACGAGGCTTGAGTGAAAGCTTCGCAACGGTTGCACGTATCATTGCCGCAAACCAGGACTTTCAAGTTAAGCGCCAAATTTTTTACATTAATTTTGGCCCTTTCGACACTCATGGTTATCAATTAATTGGACAAGCGAATTTGTTGACGGAATTAAATAGCGCCTTGTCTGAGTTTTATGAAACCCTAACTGCATTAGGTTATGAAGATAAGGTCACTACTTTTACGCTGTCTGAATTTGGCCGAACTTTGTCTCGTAACGGTACAGATGGGACGGACCATGGCTGGGGTAGCCACCATTTTGTCATGGGTGGTGCGGTAAAGGGGCAACAAATTTTTGGGAAAATGCCTAGTCTTGAATTGGGTAGCGATGATGATATTGGTGAAGGCAGAATTATTCCAACACTCAGCTTTGATCAGTATGCTGCAACGCTTGCGCAATGGTTTGGCGTGAGCAGTGATGATGTGGATAAGATATTCCCAAATTTAAAAAACTTTTCTACTAAAAACATCGGCTTTTTAACCTAA
- the arsC gene encoding arsenate reductase (glutaredoxin) (This arsenate reductase requires both glutathione and glutaredoxin to convert arsenate to arsenite, after which the efflux transporter formed by ArsA and ArsB can extrude the arsenite from the cell, providing resistance.): MPTLYHNPRCSKSREALALLEANGCKPNVVLYLDNPPTAKELKALLANLGLCARQLLRKTEDLYKELNLSDEKLSEAALIKAMVANPKLIERPIFINGEKSIVGRPPENVLTIL; the protein is encoded by the coding sequence ATGCCTACACTTTACCACAACCCTCGCTGCTCCAAATCACGTGAAGCGCTCGCATTGCTAGAAGCCAACGGCTGTAAACCGAATGTGGTTTTGTACCTGGACAACCCGCCCACTGCAAAAGAATTAAAAGCCTTGCTTGCAAATTTAGGCCTATGTGCACGGCAATTATTGCGCAAAACGGAAGACCTTTATAAAGAATTAAATTTAAGCGATGAGAAACTTAGCGAAGCAGCCCTGATCAAAGCCATGGTTGCCAATCCCAAATTAATTGAACGCCCCATTTTCATCAACGGCGAAAAATCTATTGTTGGCCGCCCCCCAGAAAATGTATTAACTATTCTTTGA
- a CDS encoding sensor histidine kinase has protein sequence MLIWSLLFVLMNAEEKYKEAKHKNSTATTSADIIKAAACLIACRLFEYAVITMSYVPAESKMWLIFSKEYFAYSVISVFFCTLFALFIFFLKPKEALFKSRLLPLIPSILILTFCTTVMSMWGNNLRYRFVHAADNALSPYLFFGGDSLWASPNAFGGAMRECIQDTLIAVLFFLALSFSTRWKLQPNEQVVNFDLKKSIQFWLYNTGGWLLVASGLYFTGLLGLESVDKSSTPVFIFAFVLVGVFMGVSLRTFMRYYQPADFTLLSFTYRLMVMSLLFGFLQACTLWFCNYFYNYLSANTGLIMKYQQFVTTSYYFYTSIFVCVLCCFLWLLIYQISASQRLKVDTTIRQLQLENNMKKIQLSALAGKIDPHFIFNALNNIRALIKEDGEKAREAVLILSDILRSPITTNSQDKVPLAMELGLVRNYIELSKIQLERRLRYEENISVELENVLIPSMMLQIMVENAIKHGISQLHAGGCLHLHIYKEEQTLKCILSNHGMLSSNAKTSGFGVGVANIRERLALLYGSNASFNLHQQQDQVVADLSLPIEYAQ, from the coding sequence ATGTTGATTTGGTCCTTGCTCTTTGTATTAATGAATGCCGAAGAAAAATATAAAGAAGCAAAACATAAAAATTCCACCGCAACTACCAGTGCAGATATTATTAAAGCGGCTGCTTGCTTGATCGCGTGCAGGCTTTTTGAATACGCTGTAATCACCATGTCTTATGTTCCGGCAGAAAGTAAGATGTGGCTTATTTTCTCCAAAGAATATTTTGCTTACTCCGTCATCAGCGTGTTTTTTTGCACTCTCTTCGCATTGTTTATATTTTTCCTTAAACCAAAAGAAGCCCTGTTTAAATCCCGCTTGTTACCCCTGATTCCTTCCATTTTGATTTTAACCTTTTGCACTACTGTAATGAGTATGTGGGGCAACAACCTTAGATACAGATTTGTACATGCCGCCGACAATGCACTATCGCCCTATTTGTTTTTTGGTGGCGACTCGCTGTGGGCATCACCTAACGCGTTTGGTGGTGCCATGCGCGAATGTATACAGGACACTTTAATCGCCGTGTTGTTCTTTTTGGCTTTGAGCTTTTCCACCCGCTGGAAGTTACAACCTAATGAGCAAGTCGTTAACTTTGATTTGAAAAAATCAATTCAATTTTGGCTGTACAACACAGGCGGCTGGTTGCTAGTTGCTAGCGGCCTCTATTTCACTGGCTTATTGGGGCTGGAAAGTGTGGATAAATCATCCACGCCTGTCTTCATTTTCGCATTTGTGTTGGTTGGCGTTTTCATGGGGGTTTCGCTAAGAACTTTTATGCGATATTACCAACCCGCTGATTTTACGTTGTTGAGCTTTACCTATCGGCTTATGGTGATGTCATTACTGTTCGGCTTTCTGCAAGCCTGTACACTCTGGTTCTGTAATTATTTTTATAATTATCTGAGCGCTAATACTGGTCTTATTATGAAGTACCAGCAATTTGTAACCACAAGTTATTATTTTTACACCAGCATTTTTGTCTGTGTACTCTGCTGCTTCTTATGGTTACTTATTTACCAAATTTCAGCATCGCAACGCTTAAAGGTGGACACCACCATAAGACAATTGCAACTTGAAAATAATATGAAGAAAATCCAGCTCAGTGCGCTGGCTGGAAAAATCGACCCGCATTTTATTTTCAATGCGTTAAATAATATTCGCGCACTTATTAAAGAAGATGGGGAAAAAGCCCGCGAAGCTGTGTTAATTCTGTCCGACATACTACGCAGCCCTATCACCACTAACTCACAAGATAAGGTGCCGCTGGCGATGGAATTGGGACTGGTGCGAAACTATATTGAACTCTCCAAAATACAATTGGAGCGGCGCTTAAGGTACGAAGAGAACATCAGCGTTGAACTTGAGAATGTATTGATACCCTCCATGATGCTGCAAATTATGGTTGAAAATGCAATAAAGCATGGCATTAGCCAATTGCATGCTGGAGGTTGTTTGCATCTTCATATTTATAAAGAAGAACAAACCTTAAAGTGTATTTTAAGCAACCACGGCATGCTCTCATCCAACGCAAAAACATCCGGCTTTGGCGTAGGGGTTGCCAATATTCGCGAACGTTTGGCGCTTCTTTATGGAAGTAACGCGAGTTTTAATTTACATCAACAACAGGATCAAGTTGTTGCAGACTTAAGCCTGCCAATTGAGTACGCACAATGA
- a CDS encoding LytR/AlgR family response regulator transcription factor codes for MKALIVEDSRLARTELKDLLQAHPNIELCGEAESPRDARPIIEAERPDLLFLDINMPGENGFELLEALDYDPKIIFITAYADYALRSFEFSTVDYLLKPISAARLKTAIDKLGTGIEETPTPKEELLEFTSRVLLREGENCHWVQLGEIIYFESNGNYTYVFWGESKALVYRTLGKLEERLPEKQFFRANRQQIINIEYIAKVDLWLNGSYKVTLKTGLEIEISRRHTARFKGFFSL; via the coding sequence ATGAAAGCATTGATCGTTGAGGATTCTCGCCTTGCGCGAACTGAACTAAAAGATTTGTTACAGGCTCACCCGAATATTGAGCTGTGCGGTGAAGCGGAAAGCCCGCGCGATGCCCGCCCAATCATTGAAGCTGAACGCCCGGATTTATTATTTCTGGACATTAATATGCCGGGCGAAAATGGTTTTGAGTTGCTCGAAGCTTTAGATTACGACCCCAAGATTATTTTTATCACAGCTTACGCTGATTACGCGCTGCGCTCATTTGAGTTTTCCACCGTCGATTATTTATTGAAACCCATTTCTGCCGCACGCTTAAAAACCGCCATTGATAAATTGGGCACAGGTATAGAGGAAACACCAACCCCCAAAGAAGAACTTCTGGAATTCACTAGTAGAGTTTTATTGCGCGAAGGTGAAAATTGCCACTGGGTACAACTGGGCGAGATTATTTATTTTGAGAGCAATGGAAATTACACCTATGTCTTTTGGGGGGAAAGTAAAGCACTGGTTTACCGCACCTTGGGGAAACTGGAGGAGCGCCTGCCTGAAAAACAATTCTTCAGGGCAAACCGCCAGCAAATTATTAATATTGAATACATCGCCAAAGTAGACCTTTGGCTGAATGGAAGTTACAAGGTGACGCTCAAGACAGGATTGGAGATAGAAATCTCACGGCGGCATACGGCAAGGTTTAAAGGGTTTTTTAGCTTGTAA
- the wrbA gene encoding NAD(P)H:quinone oxidoreductase: MTPYILILYYSRQGATLAMAQQIARGVEQAGQIEARLRTVPAVSPVTQATEPAVPAEGAIYCSESDLKNCAGLILGSPTRFGNMAAPMKYFLDGTSGAWVNGDLIDKPAAVFTSTSTLHGGQESTLLSMMLPLIHHGMLIAGIPYSESALSSTRTGGSPYGASHFAADDNSQTLSADEITLCQALGKRVAKIALQLGAAQ; encoded by the coding sequence ATGACTCCCTATATTTTAATTTTGTATTACAGCCGCCAAGGCGCCACTTTGGCAATGGCTCAGCAAATTGCGCGCGGTGTTGAACAAGCTGGGCAGATTGAAGCGCGTTTGCGCACCGTGCCCGCAGTATCGCCAGTTACTCAAGCAACCGAACCTGCAGTGCCCGCTGAAGGTGCTATTTATTGCAGCGAAAGTGATTTGAAAAATTGCGCTGGATTAATTTTAGGTAGTCCCACTCGCTTCGGTAATATGGCCGCTCCCATGAAATATTTTTTGGATGGCACAAGTGGCGCGTGGGTCAATGGCGATTTAATTGATAAACCCGCAGCGGTATTTACCTCAACATCAACTTTGCATGGCGGCCAGGAAAGCACTCTTCTATCGATGATGTTGCCACTCATTCATCACGGCATGCTCATCGCAGGAATTCCCTACAGCGAAAGCGCCTTATCGTCCACCAGAACTGGCGGCTCACCTTATGGCGCGTCACATTTCGCTGCAGACGATAATTCGCAAACCTTAAGTGCAGATGAAATTACCTTGTGCCAAGCCCTGGGCAAACGCGTTGCAAAAATCGCATTGCAATTGGGAGCTGCGCAATGA
- a CDS encoding DUF1800 domain-containing protein: MNPVIGKLLRKNLLGWGCLLVMSSLIPACGGGGGSGGDQNSNSSSSTQIEPPPIVPKPVVLKPDTAPDPALPARGSPDWDKAVEASRFLSKATFGATAKDIDYIIKNGKSAWLEQQFAKPQTPQLTLFKKRLEDLGFVAVPPYMYNGGDSTREEFTFERVIFQHHIWMETSIWGEDQLRSRVAHALSQILVVSQFGANQFARETGFANYIDILAHGSFGNYGELLTDITLNPIMGLYLNTLNNPKADEAKFTRPDENYAREVMQLFSIGLYQLNNDGTLKLDANGKKIATYNQQTVKEFARVFTGWSYSTYTEFAQNGVFTIYPAAIANIDPMKAFQEYHDVGSKTLLNGEVIPAGQTARQDIDSAIRNIMNHPNVGPFISKQLIQYLITSNPSNAYVNRVATVFNDNGSGVKGDMKAVVKAIYMDDEANTPADQNSSYGKFKETPLAVSGIWRAFKAQGVPIKSPRTGTVTTIAHHHYGPEEQEMLHAPSVFNYYSSDYSPPGNLSKKKILAPETQIFDGLLAVHQNNLMANIIFRRAMNDKNIYTGEDAGEINGIIPYGDYWNPHVKALLNLTEERALAEKPEALVDRINLLLTQGKINAEDSALIVKHISSIADPLERIYEAIYIIAISPEYAVQG, translated from the coding sequence ATGAATCCTGTTATTGGAAAGCTATTGAGAAAAAACTTATTAGGTTGGGGATGCTTGCTAGTGATGAGCAGCCTTATTCCCGCTTGTGGTGGCGGAGGTGGTTCTGGTGGTGACCAAAACTCTAATAGCTCATCTTCTACTCAAATCGAACCACCACCCATTGTTCCAAAGCCGGTGGTACTAAAACCAGATACAGCGCCCGATCCTGCATTACCTGCACGCGGTTCGCCGGATTGGGATAAAGCTGTAGAAGCTTCCCGATTTTTATCCAAGGCAACCTTTGGTGCAACAGCAAAAGATATTGATTACATCATTAAAAATGGCAAGTCTGCGTGGCTTGAACAACAGTTTGCAAAGCCGCAAACACCGCAACTAACCCTGTTTAAAAAACGCCTTGAAGATTTGGGCTTTGTTGCTGTGCCACCTTATATGTATAACGGCGGTGACTCTACGCGTGAAGAGTTTACATTTGAGCGCGTTATTTTTCAGCATCATATCTGGATGGAAACAAGTATTTGGGGTGAAGATCAACTTCGCTCGCGCGTCGCTCATGCATTGAGTCAAATTCTGGTAGTTTCACAGTTTGGTGCAAATCAATTTGCGCGCGAAACAGGGTTTGCAAATTATATTGATATTTTAGCGCATGGCTCTTTTGGCAATTATGGTGAGCTATTAACGGATATTACCTTAAATCCCATTATGGGGCTTTATCTCAATACGCTGAATAATCCCAAAGCAGATGAAGCTAAATTTACCCGACCAGATGAAAATTATGCACGCGAAGTTATGCAATTATTTAGCATTGGTTTGTATCAGCTCAATAATGACGGCACTTTAAAGCTGGATGCAAATGGGAAAAAAATAGCTACCTACAATCAACAAACGGTTAAAGAGTTCGCTCGCGTTTTCACGGGTTGGAGTTATTCAACCTATACCGAATTTGCGCAAAATGGTGTTTTTACAATTTACCCTGCGGCAATCGCTAACATTGATCCAATGAAAGCGTTTCAGGAATATCACGATGTGGGTAGCAAAACGTTATTGAATGGTGAGGTTATTCCCGCGGGGCAAACGGCCAGGCAAGATATAGATTCGGCAATTCGCAATATTATGAATCATCCTAACGTGGGACCATTCATATCCAAGCAACTTATTCAATATTTGATCACCAGTAATCCCTCTAATGCTTATGTAAACCGTGTTGCTACTGTTTTTAACGATAATGGCAGCGGCGTGAAAGGTGATATGAAAGCAGTGGTTAAAGCTATTTACATGGATGACGAAGCCAATACGCCTGCCGATCAAAATAGTAGTTATGGAAAATTTAAAGAAACCCCCTTGGCAGTTTCCGGTATTTGGCGCGCTTTTAAAGCGCAAGGTGTTCCTATTAAAAGTCCGCGCACAGGAACTGTAACGACTATTGCCCATCATCATTACGGCCCGGAAGAACAAGAGATGCTGCATGCGCCTTCTGTTTTTAACTACTACAGCAGTGATTACAGCCCGCCGGGCAATTTATCTAAAAAGAAAATACTCGCTCCGGAAACTCAAATCTTTGATGGCCTGCTTGCGGTGCATCAAAATAATCTCATGGCTAATATTATTTTTAGGCGGGCGATGAACGATAAAAATATTTATACCGGTGAAGATGCTGGTGAAATCAATGGCATTATTCCTTATGGAGACTATTGGAATCCTCACGTAAAAGCATTGTTGAACTTAACCGAAGAGCGCGCGCTGGCAGAAAAACCTGAAGCGTTAGTAGACAGGATTAATTTGCTGTTAACCCAAGGGAAAATAAATGCGGAAGATTCGGCGCTTATTGTTAAGCATATTAGTTCGATTGCCGATCCGCTAGAACGTATTTATGAAGCGATTTACATAATTGCTATTTCACCTGAATATGCTGTGCAAGGATAA
- a CDS encoding YihY family inner membrane protein — protein sequence MFSQANHYYRVSRRFLTLAYSLYDEKDCQKSAGSLTYMTLFAIVPMLTVCYSMFSLIPAFQSVGDQFQALIFSQLLPGNEQVIAKYLSDFSQQARKLTAFGIVFLMVSAYFMLKNIEQNFNNIWNVTRARRGVANFLLYWAILSLGPLLLGLAVFMKTYLIALRTFVGHYESLSFMDFVFEWLPWLLTAAAFTLLFVAVPNCKVRFKHAAIGGAVTLVVFELIKFAFSFMVTHSNFKLIYGAFAVVPLFLLWINASWMVILGGAVLVRSIELFQVNLRDRAYPDFFACLLVLWQFHQASDKGNSVANHELLNMGLSSLQWQRIREALLANNVIVSTQLNEFVLRRDLARLTLNDVRAFVGEAGRLPAEQKQLEHLPWLANAQEYLGKLDEAASERFNLSVETFFDRR from the coding sequence TTGTTCAGTCAGGCCAATCATTATTATCGCGTCAGCCGCCGTTTTCTTACGCTTGCTTACAGTCTTTACGATGAAAAAGACTGCCAAAAAAGTGCAGGCTCCTTAACTTATATGACCTTGTTTGCAATAGTCCCCATGCTGACGGTTTGCTATTCAATGTTCTCGCTGATTCCTGCCTTTCAATCTGTTGGTGATCAATTCCAGGCGCTGATCTTTTCACAGCTATTACCCGGTAATGAGCAGGTGATTGCTAAGTATTTGAGCGACTTCTCACAACAGGCGCGCAAGCTGACGGCTTTTGGTATCGTTTTTTTAATGGTTTCTGCTTATTTTATGCTCAAAAATATTGAGCAAAACTTTAATAATATCTGGAACGTAACGCGCGCGCGCCGCGGTGTTGCCAACTTTTTGCTCTACTGGGCGATCCTCAGTTTGGGTCCTCTACTGCTAGGACTAGCGGTATTTATGAAGACTTACCTAATCGCGCTGCGAACTTTTGTGGGTCATTATGAAAGCCTGAGTTTCATGGATTTTGTATTTGAATGGCTGCCGTGGTTACTCACTGCTGCTGCATTTACCTTGTTATTTGTGGCGGTTCCCAATTGCAAAGTTCGCTTCAAGCATGCGGCAATCGGCGGTGCGGTTACTCTTGTGGTGTTTGAGCTAATTAAATTTGCCTTCAGTTTTATGGTGACTCACTCCAACTTCAAGCTTATATACGGTGCCTTTGCAGTAGTCCCGCTGTTTTTATTGTGGATCAATGCTAGTTGGATGGTCATTTTGGGTGGGGCGGTTTTGGTTAGGAGTATCGAGCTATTCCAGGTCAATTTACGTGATCGCGCTTACCCGGATTTCTTCGCCTGTTTGCTTGTGCTTTGGCAATTTCATCAGGCCTCTGATAAGGGCAACAGCGTTGCTAATCATGAACTCCTGAACATGGGGCTCTCAAGTCTTCAATGGCAGCGCATCCGAGAGGCATTACTGGCCAATAACGTCATCGTTAGCACCCAGCTGAACGAGTTTGTACTCAGGCGCGATTTAGCGCGCTTAACCTTGAACGATGTTCGTGCTTTTGTGGGGGAGGCAGGGCGGCTACCGGCGGAACAAAAACAATTGGAGCATTTGCCCTGGCTTGCGAATGCGCAGGAGTACCTGGGTAAGTTGGACGAGGCAGCCAGCGAGCGCTTCAACCTTTCAGTCGAAACCTTTTTCGATCGCCGTTAG
- a CDS encoding valine--pyruvate transaminase, which translates to MQFSRFGKKLSGNAGIVQLMDDLGDALRTNPNMIFMGGGNPARIPAMEEAFAEALEKTLQSPQESHQLLGVYQPPQGDVDVLDALAKMLGSEYGWPLTRDNIALSNGSQSAFFVLFNMFAGDYDNGIKKQIQFPLAPEYLGYNDLGISDEFFTSTRPSVELLDDGFFKYHVDFTKLKITESTGAICVSRPTNPTGNVLSDEELDHLDQLAQEHDVPLIVDGAYGTPFPNILFADIKPHWNQNTILVLSLSKLGLPGARTGIVIANPTVINAFAKANTILNLACGNFGPALAKQLLVDGKILQLSREVVAPFYREKMESAVRIFKQHLGNLPYRIHKPEGAIFLWLWFKDLPITSEELYQRLKARGVLVISGHHFFPGLEEEWQHSHECIRVTYCQDASVVEAGARIIAEEVRGIFNL; encoded by the coding sequence ATGCAATTTTCCCGATTCGGCAAAAAACTCAGCGGCAACGCTGGCATAGTTCAATTAATGGACGACTTGGGTGATGCCCTGCGTACCAATCCTAATATGATTTTTATGGGCGGCGGTAACCCTGCTCGAATTCCCGCAATGGAAGAAGCTTTTGCCGAAGCGCTCGAAAAAACCTTACAAAGCCCACAAGAATCCCATCAGCTCTTAGGTGTATATCAACCGCCACAAGGCGATGTGGATGTGCTTGATGCTTTGGCAAAAATGCTCGGCAGCGAATACGGCTGGCCGCTCACGCGCGACAACATCGCTCTCAGTAACGGTAGTCAGTCGGCGTTTTTTGTTTTGTTTAATATGTTTGCGGGTGATTATGATAACGGCATAAAAAAGCAAATTCAGTTTCCGCTTGCGCCGGAATATTTGGGGTACAACGACCTCGGTATTAGCGATGAGTTTTTTACCTCCACTCGCCCAAGTGTTGAATTGTTGGATGACGGCTTTTTTAAATATCACGTAGATTTTACTAAACTCAAAATAACGGAAAGTACAGGCGCCATTTGTGTGTCGCGCCCAACCAATCCTACTGGTAATGTGTTGAGTGATGAAGAGCTTGATCACCTCGACCAGCTTGCGCAAGAACACGATGTTCCTCTAATTGTTGATGGCGCCTACGGAACACCTTTTCCCAATATTTTATTTGCAGATATCAAACCCCACTGGAATCAAAATACGATTTTGGTGTTGAGTCTCTCCAAGTTAGGTTTACCTGGTGCTCGTACTGGCATCGTGATTGCGAATCCAACTGTGATAAATGCTTTCGCAAAAGCCAACACTATTCTAAATTTAGCCTGCGGTAATTTTGGTCCTGCGCTTGCGAAACAATTGTTAGTTGATGGAAAAATCTTGCAGCTTAGTCGCGAAGTAGTTGCACCTTTCTATCGCGAAAAAATGGAAAGTGCGGTACGCATTTTTAAACAGCATCTCGGTAATTTACCTTACCGAATCCATAAACCCGAAGGCGCAATTTTCCTGTGGCTGTGGTTTAAAGATTTGCCGATTACCAGCGAAGAACTTTACCAGCGTTTAAAAGCACGCGGCGTTTTGGTAATTTCCGGCCACCATTTCTTTCCCGGTTTGGAAGAAGAATGGCAACACAGCCATGAGTGTATTCGCGTGACTTATTGTCAGGATGCGAGTGTGGTGGAGGCGGGTGCGAGGATTATTGCGGAAGAGGTGAGGGGAATATTTAATTTATGA
- a CDS encoding response regulator, with amino-acid sequence MTIPLLICDDSNMARKQVAKALPAGWDVEITFATNGLEGIQAIRDGKGEMVFLDLTMPEMDGYQVLEAVKNEGLDAMIIVISGDIQPDAYTRVTKMGAMEFIQKPVSPEKLQEVLRKFGLI; translated from the coding sequence ATGACCATACCCCTTCTTATTTGTGATGATTCCAACATGGCCCGCAAGCAAGTGGCCAAGGCTCTGCCGGCGGGCTGGGATGTTGAAATTACCTTTGCAACCAATGGATTGGAAGGCATACAGGCGATTCGTGATGGAAAAGGCGAGATGGTATTTCTGGATTTAACCATGCCGGAGATGGATGGTTACCAAGTTTTGGAAGCTGTTAAAAATGAAGGTTTGGATGCCATGATCATCGTGATTTCAGGTGATATCCAACCCGATGCCTACACCCGCGTTACTAAAATGGGCGCTATGGAATTTATCCAAAAGCCCGTAAGCCCCGAAAAGCTGCAAGAAGTGCTGCGCAAGTTTGGCTTGATCTAG